The region gcagtcatgtaacccgtcctacaccaaaacctgatcttgttatgacaatttgattgaaaaggtcgtgtgcagaatcttattagctgcaatttgataccaaatttgctaccgaaaactcaaaaaaaaaaaaaaaaaaaaaaaaaaaaaaaaaaattaaattcacagagattgataccagtatatgaaatttggtccattttcaaatgttgcaagataaaaacggaccacgcgaccatcgtgccctagtattcatcagtgaAGCACTGTAGCAAACCATgcgcgttttaaattaacaactgaataaagcgcgcacttgggatagtcgacaggggccatcgtgggcaagcaagcttgaccatattgccacgctaagcaatttcgacctgCGGCTTcgcttttgatttgcaactttgaaaatgaaccaaatgccataaactggtatcaatccttGTCaccttttgagtgtttggtatcaaatttggtatcaaattggagctaacaagattctgcacacaactgtatcaatcaaattgtcataacaagatcagattttggtgtaggacgggttacatgactgcggactttctttatttgagcagtttagatTCAACATAGTGAATCTTACTTGTGAAATAGCGGTGCTGTATCCAATCCTACAGGAATTTTAACAAAAGGTGCAAGTGCAATTAATATTGGGGtagaattccatttgaaatccatataccctatgGATATagattcaacatatttttgaaataatgGTGCTGTATCCAATCCTACAGGAATTTTAACTGAGGTACAacaagtattgggctattccagttgaaatccatacaccctatatggaagacatgaccttaatctcccacacagggggtgtagacttagagaataaacgataggaatttttattttgcctatcctctaccgtgtgatagacgacaggcaggtccaatattttgatatatttagCTAAccccatggatttcaactgaaatagcccattgttacATATACATACTTCAGCAAGAGGCAATTTCTTGATGACATTAACACTCAGAAGACAATAAGTGTTTCTCGAGTGGAACCGACTACAAAAGTTATTTGCACCCGCTACAATCAATTGAGTTATGTGTATGATTAAAAGGGTGGTATGAGTTGTAATGTACTATGAAATACAAATAAAGATGGCTGCCAATCCAAAACACAGACACTCTCTATTATACAGGTGTATGAATTAGATATGTAAAATCGCTCTTATTTACTTGTCAGAATTTGACTTAATTTCTATCAATCAATATCCATTGAActgaaaaaatgtttcaaaaatgatgTTCCATTGACCTGTCCTTAAAATACACCAGTAATAAAGACAATGTAAACCCTCTTAAAACTGTAACATCGCAGTGGGCTTGTTTCAAATGCTGTACTGCTGGCTTTCTTTATTTGAGTTTGTGTTGTGTGCATGACAAGTGTTGGATGTGTCTGTAGTTGTGTGGTGAAAAATACCATCTTTTTCACCTTTTTATGATTTCTGCAAGTCATCTTTGCTGTGGATTTGTGATTTAAAGCCCTATTCTATCTTTGGGTTGACCAAGCTTGTGAAGACTATCATCCTTCTGGAGATTTTTTGAGATCCTTTTTTGCCACCTCAACCAGGCATTTTGGGTGCAGAATTTGGCAGCCTTGGCTACTGTATCTGTACTACATGTACATCTGTATAGTTGCTTATGGCCCATCCATCCCAGTTTCAACTACTCATGTGTTTGGAAGTCTGTTGGCATACTAGTATGGGGACCTGTTGGTGGTAACGCTTCTTCAAGACATCCTGGTGAGACCgttcatatttttgcattttacttcaTCCGAACTTAGCCAAAGAAGAGGAAATGCCACGCCCGCTTTTTGTTGTATGGCAATAGTATATGACTCTTTCTTTAATGATGATGTTCACCAAATCACATATCTTGTATCTATATCTTGGCATTACATTTGTAAGCCTTGCTTGCAAATACCAACCAGTGCACTCTTCATCTGCAGCCAGGTCATGCTCAAGCATTGCTCAAAACCTGGACACATTTAAGGTCAAACTTATAAAAGGTGGCGTCTTCAATATGGCTGTCTCAAGGAAGCTCGGCACTTTTGCAAGTCAGAAAGACACTAAAGCTCACTCTCTTCTATACTTGAGCCTGCTTCTGCTAGCTAATGCATCTGATGTGGAAGTTAACCCAGGTCCCAGGACCCCTAAATACCCATGTCAAATATGTAACCGTGCAGTAACATGGAAACAACATGGGGTTGCGTGCGATGACTGCCAACAATGGTACCATGCCGACTGTATGCACATGTCTCACCCCAATATACATGGCGCTCAATAACATCTCTTGGCACTGCGTGAATTGTGGCATGCCCAATTTCTCATCCAGCTTATTTGAATCCTTTGTGGTTGACACTGCAAATTCATTTTCTAGCCTTGATGAAAGTGATGGTAATAGCTCTGTGCTTACAAGTAACAGCAATACTGCCTCATGCAGCAGTAGTCCAGGACCACCGCAGTCATGTTCGTCACCAGCTGCTAAAATTCGGGCTAAGAAACCTGCTGCTAATATGAAGATCTTAACTGTTAACTTCCAAAGTGTGAAGAACAAAAAGGAGGACTTGGCCAACTTAATTGACTCGCCCAACCTACCATTATCATAGGTAATGAAACCTGGCTCAATAGTAGCGTTTATAACTCTGAAATCTTCCCGCCTAACTATGATGTCATACGTAAGGACCGTAGCGATGGTTATGGTGGAGTTCTGTTAGCCATCAGTAAAGAGCTCATTTACGACCATGTTGACATTAATGTTGATGCAGCTGCAGAATGCGTCTTTGCCAAAGTGTCCATGGCAAAAATCAGACTCTTATTGTGGGAGCCGATATCGACCTCCAAATAATGATGCACAGTACCTGGACTCCTTGTGTTCAGGTATTGAAGCGGTTTCACGCCAATTTAAGAATGCTGCTGTGTGGATCGGAGGAGACCTAAATCTTCCAGACATAAATTGGGCCACGCTGACAATTGAAGGAAATCAGTATCCATATAGTATCAATGCAAGATTCCTTGAATTACTTCAGAACTGTGGTTTACAACAAATGGTTATGTTTCCAACAAGAGGAGAAAGCATCTTAGATTTATTTCTTACCAATCGCCCATCACTGGTAAATAAACGCGCTCCCCTGCCTGGACTTGGAGATCATGATATTGTGTACACTGAATCTTGTACTGTACCTCAAAGAAGTAAACCAGTTAAACGCAAAATTTACCTGTGGAAACAAGCTAACATCTGTGACATGAAGAGAAACTGCCTTACCTTCCAACTGCAGTTTACATCCACTTATGACGTGAACAGCTGTGTGCATAAGATGTGGATCGACATCCAAACTGCATTAATTAACATCTTGGACAATGGCGTGCCCTCCAAGATGTCATCCACAAGGATAAATCAACCCTGGATTACAAGCAAAGTTAAGCGTCTGACAAGACAAAAGAAACGTAGCTTTGTTAAAGCTAGGAAGACCAGGAAGAGTAAAGACTTTGAGAGATATCGTCAACTGAAGAAAACAACCAGATCAGCCTGTAAAAGTGCTTACAGCGAGtacatcaataacatcatcagcCCTGATTCAACTGCAAATCCCAAAAGATTCTGGGGATTTATAAACAGCAAGAAATGTGATAATTCAGGGGTCTCTCCTCTGAAGGcatcaaatggtgttacctattCAGACAGTGCGACTAAAGCCAACATGCTAAATAGTCAGTTTTCATCAGTCTTCAACAAAAATGAGGACAAGTCTTCCATCAAAGACAAGGGACCAAGCCCATATCCACCTATGGAACCCATTGTAGTATCATGTGAAGGTATCAGGAAACTTTTATCTGATCTTGGCATCCACAAGGCATCAGGCCCGGATGAAGTTCCTCCTAGACTACTGAAGGAGTTATCAAATGAACTTGCTCCAGTTCTGTCAATTTTCTTCCAAGCCTCAATTAACCAAGGCATCTTACCTGAAGAATGGAAAAAGGCCAATGTGGTACCTGTATTtaagaaaggagaaagaaataAAGCTGAGAATTATAGACCAATCTCACTTACATCTGTCATCTGCAAGGTCCTAGAGCATGTATTATGTAGTCAGATTCTGGAACACTGTGATGTTAATAATATCCTCTCAGATGCATAATTTGGCTTCAGGAAACGGCGGTCATGTGAGACTCAATTGCTGCTAACCATACAAGATCTAGCTGGCGCATTGGACAACAAGGGCCAAGTTGATGTGATCTTATTAGACTTTTCAAAGGCCTTTGATAAGGTCCCTCATCAGAGGTTGTTACATAAACTCACTTACTATGGTATCAATAGTAACATCATGAGGTGGGTGAGTGAATTTCTGCATAATCGCACCCAACAAGTCATCCTGGAAGGGTCAACATCTGGAACGACACCAGTCTTATCTGGTGTGCCACAAGGAAGTGTTTTAGGACCTTTGCTGTTCTTGTTGTTTATAAACGACCTTCCTGACTGTATTTCAAGTGGGTACAACAGCCAGACTATTCATGGACGATTGTGTCCTGTATCGCCACATTAAATCGGAGGAGGACACACGTTTATTACAGCAAGACCTGGATCATCTACAGCAATGGGAAAATGACTGGCAGATGAAGTTCCACCCCCAGAAGTGCCAAGTCATCCGCATCACAAATAAGAAGAAGCCTATTCAACAGCCATACACTATCCACAATCATACTCTCGAGGAGGTAGACTCAGCCAAATATCTTGGTGTTAATATCAGTAAGAACCTCAGCTGGAACCATCATATCAACTCCGTTACAAATAAAGCAAATGCCACCAGAGCGTTCTTGCAACGTAACCTTCACCAGTGTCCCAGAAAGACCAAGGAGATGTGCTACAAGACCTTAGTACGCCCTATCATCGAATACTCCAGCATAATATGGGATCCTTCAACATCATGCAATGTCCAAAAGCTGGAGATGGTACAACGGCGCTTTGCACGGTTTGTTTATGGGGACTACAGAACCACCAGTAGTGTTACTGCCATGTTAGACCAACTCCAGTGGCCCACCCTTCAGGAACGCCGTGCACAGACCAAAGTGGTGATGATGTTCCGGATTGTTAACCATCTAGTTGATGTTCCCCATACCTATCTGATTCCAACTATAGCACTGAGAGGACACTCAATGACATACTTGATTCCCTTCGCCAGGACAGTTGTGTACCGGCAGTCATTCTTTCCGGACACCATTAGGCTATGGAATAACCTGCCTCAAGATCTCATCAACTGCACATCCGTAGCTGGATTCAAGCAAGGTGTGCAGACCATCAAGCTCCGTTAAGCCAGCCTGGTTTTTTATCGCACAGTAGTTTGTAGAACCTTATCACCTGCACTGTATATATCTTCACTTGGCATGCACACAGCCATCACAGTACGTGATACGCCAGAGGCGGACTGTACTTtacggaagagagagagagaagtgcTTTGGAGTGGTGAAAAGGTCAATTTGTTGTGTTTGAAAGCTTACTTTTAATTTGCTCAAAGAAATTGCTATATCTTGCTCAAACAAATTTTAATTCTTATAAAATTGATGCTTATGGACTTTGGTCTAAAGCATATATAAACATggtttgttgttattattgactGATTTCAAAATGTCAAGAACAAATTTCACCCATCCATGGAACTTCTTATCATCAAGATTTTTTTCTCAACTTGGAGGGGCTAAGTGATGCAACAATCTCACTCCCAACAGGCCTTGCATTCTATAGCCATCAGCGTGCAGTTATTAAAACAACGGATATATGCATATGATAGGCGACATGATCATGAGGAACAAGTCCACTGTCGACAATGTTCAATTTTTATCTTCAAGGCACAAAAGGATGCACTCGGAGGAGTCTGTCTCTCACAGGAATTTCTCTGCTGGCCACTATTATATAGCCACAGATGCACATAAGAAAATGAATACAAATTCACTGTGTTACAATCTGTCCTTCATTCCTG is a window of Amphiura filiformis chromosome 2, Afil_fr2py, whole genome shotgun sequence DNA encoding:
- the LOC140140484 gene encoding uncharacterized protein, with translation MLTLMLMQLQNASLPKCPWQKSDSYCGSRYRPPNNDAQYLDSLCSGIEAVSRQFKNAAVWIGGDLNLPDINWATLTIEGNQYPYSINARFLELLQNCGLQQMVMFPTRGESILDLFLTNRPSLVNKRAPLPGLGDHDIVYTESCTVPQRSKPVKRKIYLWKQANICDMKRNCLTFQLQFTSTYDVNSCVHKMWIDIQTALINILDNGVPSKMSSTRINQPWITSKVKRLTRQKKRSFVKARKTRKSKDFERYRQLKKTTRSACKSAYSEYINNIISPDSTANPKRFWGFINSKKCDNSGVSPLKASNGVTYSDSATKANMLNSQFSSVFNKNEDKSSIKDKGPSPYPPMEPIVVSCEGIRKLLSDLGIHKASGPDEVPPRLLKELSNELAPVLSIFFQASINQGILPEEWKKANVVPVFKKGERNKAENYRPISLTSVICKVLEHVLCSQILEHCDVNNILSDA